Proteins from a single region of Candidatus Dormiibacterota bacterium:
- the tsaD gene encoding tRNA (adenosine(37)-N6)-threonylcarbamoyltransferase complex transferase subunit TsaD: MTSVANPLILGIETSCDETAAAVLRGRVILSNVIASQADIHREYGGVVPELASRHHLERIDAVIDLALRRAGLSLDDLDAVAVTRGPGLVGSLLVGLQAAKGIAYVRRLPLLAVNHLEGHLRSVWLEHPEAPFPAISLIASGGHTALYLSVDEESVVRLARTRDDASGEAFDKVAKLVGLGYPGGPVVDRLAKTGDRLSVPLSPPKMSDGSLDFSFSGFKTAVLRHARARGLDRPFPAGEPDQETRDLLASFQSAVVEFMVKRVMTVAIRERALSIGLSGGVACNSLLRSRVAEEARKAGLESYAVSPSLASDNAAMIAEVGRRLLLRGEIADLAVNADPGLEF, encoded by the coding sequence GTGACGTCCGTCGCGAACCCCCTGATCCTCGGAATCGAGACCTCCTGCGACGAGACCGCGGCGGCGGTCCTGCGGGGACGCGTCATCCTGTCGAACGTCATCGCCTCGCAGGCCGACATCCATCGCGAGTACGGAGGCGTCGTCCCGGAGCTGGCCTCGCGCCACCACCTCGAGCGGATCGACGCGGTCATCGACCTTGCGCTCCGGCGCGCGGGGCTCTCCCTGGACGACCTCGACGCCGTGGCGGTCACCCGCGGCCCCGGTCTGGTCGGGTCGCTCCTGGTCGGCCTGCAGGCGGCCAAGGGGATCGCCTACGTGCGTCGCCTTCCGCTGCTGGCGGTCAACCACCTCGAGGGGCACCTGCGCTCGGTCTGGCTGGAGCATCCGGAAGCGCCCTTCCCCGCAATCAGCCTCATCGCCTCGGGAGGACACACGGCGCTGTACCTGTCCGTCGACGAGGAGAGCGTCGTGCGCCTGGCGCGCACCCGCGATGACGCCTCGGGTGAGGCGTTCGACAAGGTCGCCAAGCTCGTCGGTCTCGGCTACCCGGGCGGACCGGTCGTCGATCGCCTGGCCAAAACGGGAGACCGCCTGTCGGTCCCGCTGTCCCCCCCGAAGATGAGCGACGGCAGCCTCGATTTCTCGTTCAGCGGCTTCAAGACCGCGGTGCTGCGCCACGCCCGGGCCCGCGGGCTCGACCGCCCCTTTCCAGCCGGCGAGCCGGACCAGGAGACGCGCGATCTGCTGGCCTCGTTCCAGTCCGCGGTGGTGGAGTTCATGGTGAAGCGCGTGATGACGGTCGCGATCCGCGAGAGGGCGCTTTCGATCGGCCTGTCGGGGGGTGTGGCGTGCAATTCTCTCCTGAGGTCCCGCGTCGCGGAGGAGGCCCGGAAGGCGGGGCTCGAGAGCTACGCCGTCAGCCCGTCGCTCGCCTCCGATAACGCCGCCATGATCGCCGAGGTCGGCAGGCGGCTCCTGCTGCGCGGCGAGATCGCCGACCTCGCGGTCAACGCCGATCCCGGGCTCGAGTTCTAG
- the mtnA gene encoding S-methyl-5-thioribose-1-phosphate isomerase: MFSTIEWTDDGVVMLDQRRLPEQEIYLTLRTAEEVAAAIRDMVIRGAPAIGVAAAMGIALGIGRAGDAPADDRRARFEIVARLLESTRPTAVNLFWAVDRMRRRFMEHVADPFPRLAAVLREEAIAIRREDIEANRAMGRHGATLLPDVCRVLTHCNAGALATAGYGTALGVVRSAVESGKKVAVYADETRPFLQGARLTAWELHRDGIPVTVLTDGMAGHLFQKTEIDLCLVGADRIARNGDTANKIGTYQVAVLAQAHGVPFYVAAPTTTIDAGAATGADIPIEERAAHEVEHIAGRRIVPEGVPVIHPAFDVTPHRLIAAIITERGVVRPPYEPGLLAICGSAATSGAPSLRPAGR; this comes from the coding sequence ATGTTCAGCACCATCGAGTGGACGGACGACGGCGTCGTCATGCTCGATCAGCGCCGTCTCCCCGAGCAGGAGATCTATCTCACGCTCCGGACCGCCGAAGAGGTGGCCGCGGCCATCCGGGACATGGTGATCCGCGGCGCGCCGGCCATCGGCGTGGCCGCGGCGATGGGGATCGCGCTCGGCATCGGGAGGGCGGGCGACGCGCCCGCGGACGACCGCCGCGCCCGGTTCGAGATCGTCGCGCGGCTCCTGGAATCGACCCGGCCCACGGCGGTGAACCTGTTCTGGGCGGTCGACAGGATGCGGCGCCGTTTCATGGAGCACGTCGCCGATCCTTTCCCGCGCCTCGCCGCCGTCCTGCGGGAGGAAGCGATCGCGATCCGGCGTGAGGACATCGAGGCGAACCGCGCCATGGGCCGGCACGGAGCGACTCTCCTGCCGGATGTGTGCCGCGTTCTGACCCATTGCAACGCCGGCGCTCTGGCGACGGCCGGCTACGGCACGGCGCTTGGAGTCGTCCGGTCGGCCGTCGAGTCCGGCAAGAAGGTGGCGGTCTATGCCGACGAGACGCGGCCGTTCCTGCAGGGCGCGCGCCTCACGGCCTGGGAGCTGCACCGCGACGGCATCCCGGTCACCGTTCTGACCGACGGGATGGCGGGGCACCTGTTCCAGAAGACGGAGATCGATCTCTGCCTGGTCGGCGCCGACCGCATCGCGCGGAATGGCGACACGGCCAACAAGATCGGAACGTACCAGGTGGCGGTTCTGGCCCAGGCGCACGGCGTGCCGTTCTACGTCGCGGCCCCGACCACGACCATCGACGCGGGGGCGGCCACGGGGGCCGATATCCCGATCGAAGAGCGGGCGGCGCACGAGGTCGAGCACATCGCCGGCCGGCGTATTGTCCCGGAAGGGGTGCCGGTGATCCATCCGGCCTTCGACGTCACGCCTCATCGACTGATCGCCGCCATCATCACCGAGCGGGGTGTCGTGCGCCCGCCCTACGAGCCGGGTCTCCTGGCGATCTGCGGGTCCGCCGCGACGTCCGGGGCGCCCTCCCTCCGCCCGGCCGGGCGGTGA
- a CDS encoding thrombospondin type 3 repeat-containing protein has product MRRLVSLRSLLLAAYAAFVLAAAFIFGIEANLAGRNSAPGVGAPGVKQKGGGFEERFSPSSSYDFWQRTTLPTLQGRVPGLSPLGDRFKTLDVPGNRRGLVLTPLGFFNLKDARSFDSLPRGLQRAATHRRAGRGGLAPGANIIQVSEQAVRDLGVDAIGRALGESGRVFASLPERAFLVRSRDAAALDRLADLPFVEAMAPYHPALKIDRNLGRTPMIQASRARSTTLELMVSAWPGAVTDETEQMRRAVESLVGKQAVSDYSGDGRVLRVEADAQKIAAIAALDPVGTIQEVPELMLANSEAPSLTMTGSVEDTLGARPYSDIGLDGGGVGAFLCTNNPALVCTIDANCSAGGLCRLQRLNNGTAPVPPQIVAVTDNGLSLDSAQFSQTATQVTDLTHPIGPAHRKVQAIQPIADNGDTCDGVLFGSGTHGNVVSGAIGGFPSEVGAFANKSILNGRPIITGINMDGIARGARILMQDSAGPLRCLYNELIELGGNVTPGNLETRLEQARDGGNNVHLHVMPFGAPINFDSILFNPSNGTYPAESSQIDTFLVNNRDYMVFVPVGNQGAAPSQVSRRLYPDLFDGTNADNDPNVPVGLEISPPATAKNIVSVGSHRYDMQTFSGTRNLEEEGSAWSSRGPATPLSLRTAPIVMAAGEDFSGLFNAPGTVGVAVFRSRDNDNINPVEAQLDENNLGTSYASAYATGAGAVVRDYFAQGFYPTGSRKTGDRMANLSGSLVKAALVASANFLEGIGVTDYPTTNDKLVGQSRAVNLTVSGVGVIGNQEQGYGRIQLSSVLPIPNWPPSKAIGLPNTPEYPASGVLIFDDMGTGEPPINNLTNTTATHLFTVNAPSTTGLPGGGRAVSIGSLRVALAWPDPPDVADGAGTLVNDLDLELESPGRDNCLFAGDIAPGGAVCGANSANDNVLYDGNVYQTGGGPRVGQWSLGRTPLDADPGDIRNPVEAIHLSAVRVNTVGQPAESQIPIGTWRVRVKHGAGGATAGQITAINGPNEDTNGNFRLDAGEDLDHDGLLDAGGQPYALVIAGPVLGTGTQSWAGTSHTFLASQIDLDKGTYGCADDVEVQVFDPDGTTASVASATTLTVQDTLGNILDTERGFAFTETPTGSHGFRSMKVPVRLVSPNAVANNGLLEADTGRFIVVDYADPGQPAGQARATVRCDPDLFLSPLAIRDQTDQPALITGGCDHDQFPDADEILGYTIALLNSNRGDDYSEVTATLTPSGTGAAAIKVLDSPKGIGRLPGGQTTAIGFSLKVDGAVLNALPVASRKVTLTLQLDSSNRSKIIGRQTFAFTYAMNSDKEVLHYSTDYPAGNQFGTGREVRDLNRNLQIDLPDAINPFTGIQTPDEDITFSSLFTSDGGVVRNTLGEDLNNNGTLDPSTENDVIPNGMLDRGILFAPSGQDTRDKVPFALDLNDGGFFTTRHPVSIPGNLPGGSIWEYQQSGLCGFQTAIGDNNPAPLFQNFGAGIWHTGDGDPTTPDATATGCDNYAMPHDLATPPQAERILDILESPIIAQVHQLPDARGFPYTVEFQRLAMNVNIQTPDAYAGGFINLDSNLENDDRNCLLCQTVFYQRFGGVYYNVAHWATYNYGIDPYYYDVDPQRTFGALVDPDSSLANSRTITGDETGFSGFTANTNPDSTTPMPPAAPDFLPYPRAIDPLPLSYQADHRPADRRPAGPVRNFDWSLINYQEGLTYAETGPGAFEAGGFFNPGPAGTRWQFEIGFFVIESNAGTTDYGLAVDDPVLEWDEVHPLDESQFAPPHTPACQRFGQAGEAAGQQCATIVVDRTVLYQCDEAIEVTVNDPKRPLDQFVSVQAATESDSTQITTGVDKVSVPIKSFQLPAVAPGLFRGTITVSAQFNNPGTIFLTPSTDQNLTVYYSDPLCDADADGQLAERTFENVDGDGIAAPPVGTDNCPQVYNPGQENGACVGGATPGKPCSSSTVCGTGTCVGDADGFGTLCDNCPTATNPTQIDSDGDGVGDDCDLDDVDFDGIANQLDNCPDVYNPFQVPGQGSTTRGDACNSSSDRDGDGIQDRNDNCVRVPNLTQTNTDNDALGDACDGDCQGALKTTLASGNCSRSNSIICTADTGAGGCPITGTCSNIARVCTQSSQCPTGGTCLNISQEVCVKFEVTNAGFCSTVNDDEDVDKVPDSVDDCPNTYNPAVLANTNRQRDTDSDGLGDECDPVGTWDDDNNGVPDDMLSYNVVVACRAVPLAKILVMSTQVGDVDGDHDGFADSGEKVRIYMSVKNAGTFDLTNVSLNLNSSDPDVACITRPTIFRALFRAGETLSLGSIGADRIAGTADDTGDYYEVVTKQTMQSTSAANPATLDMTLTLTSAEVLGTTARVPVLILADLDLPPAANPVKIPGPDGLMGTSDDGLYSEDFDTDRDSDGVVTIADQPRGTPGVLNDTLGNTVRTTQGGLGGLAGIGCGGFNVPPADPGCIIDPDNEMDWHIHCPVGACPNATGHITPADGALAHSGTNSLHWGYHTDTSNRLNGDTVKFRQLAAFVTEPMILTPLPGCCTEVFPASGDFRPDLQLSFFHIASMISNDSGVNAPPGTAFDYGDVQIHVDQGGTSGWGTWDKLAPFENVYDHVPQIWSDFGTSTTYCQLTPTDTGTAPPAPRGVHETMCWNQGVWSNCGWQWDQTTTKECDGPGQTGNTGSGNWVQTKFDLGRYLGQRVQIRWIAQSWEFNPTGQSYEQEAGSWDNQLDDDGWWVDDIKITGLIQTQISLLVDNRPPQSGACPATCSQAVGDHGTTAVLVVRDANADGVIERGEKLTLDASASSLPGGCVGGVAQYRFARDGKVVQDWTTNNAFIDAPVVDANYQLFVRCSADFQCTGTTGASSLARVYTGDGADLALGLTHLPAGSATLTWQARPQPSSVNGYDLFRGLLTGNVSDTTLATLTCLRPDLPQQAVGSSVLATDTATPGLGQSFYYLVGHSANAAGGRDALGRKSDNTILVSTVSCPP; this is encoded by the coding sequence ATGCGCAGGCTCGTTAGCCTGAGGTCGCTGTTGCTCGCAGCCTATGCCGCCTTCGTCCTGGCGGCCGCTTTCATCTTCGGGATCGAAGCGAACCTCGCCGGTCGCAACTCCGCCCCGGGGGTCGGGGCCCCTGGAGTGAAGCAGAAAGGCGGCGGCTTCGAGGAACGGTTCAGCCCGTCGAGCTCGTACGATTTCTGGCAGCGCACGACCCTGCCCACCCTGCAGGGAAGAGTCCCGGGGCTGTCCCCCTTGGGCGACCGGTTCAAGACACTCGACGTCCCCGGCAATCGGCGCGGCCTCGTCCTGACCCCTCTCGGGTTCTTCAATCTCAAGGACGCGCGGTCCTTCGACAGCCTGCCGCGCGGTCTGCAGCGCGCCGCGACGCACCGGCGCGCAGGGCGCGGCGGGCTGGCCCCGGGCGCGAACATCATCCAGGTCTCCGAGCAGGCCGTGCGGGATCTCGGAGTGGATGCGATCGGCCGCGCGCTGGGCGAGTCGGGCCGCGTCTTCGCCTCGCTGCCCGAGCGCGCGTTCCTGGTCCGCTCGCGCGACGCGGCGGCGCTCGATCGCCTGGCGGATCTGCCGTTCGTCGAGGCGATGGCGCCGTACCATCCCGCCCTCAAGATTGACCGCAACCTCGGGCGCACGCCGATGATCCAGGCGAGCCGGGCGCGCTCCACGACGCTCGAGCTGATGGTGAGCGCCTGGCCGGGAGCCGTGACCGACGAGACCGAGCAGATGCGCCGCGCCGTCGAGAGCCTGGTGGGCAAGCAGGCCGTGAGCGACTACTCCGGCGACGGCAGGGTGTTGCGCGTCGAGGCCGACGCTCAGAAGATCGCCGCCATCGCCGCCCTCGACCCCGTCGGCACGATTCAGGAGGTCCCCGAGCTGATGCTCGCCAACTCCGAGGCACCCAGCCTCACGATGACCGGCAGCGTGGAAGATACCCTGGGCGCGAGGCCGTACTCGGACATCGGGCTGGACGGCGGCGGGGTCGGCGCGTTCCTCTGCACGAACAACCCTGCCCTGGTCTGCACCATCGACGCCAACTGCAGCGCAGGGGGGCTCTGCCGATTGCAGCGCCTGAACAACGGCACGGCGCCGGTTCCGCCGCAAATCGTCGCGGTCACCGACAACGGGCTGAGCCTCGACTCGGCGCAGTTCTCACAGACGGCCACCCAGGTGACCGACCTGACCCACCCGATCGGCCCGGCGCATCGCAAGGTGCAGGCCATTCAGCCCATCGCCGACAACGGCGACACCTGCGACGGCGTCCTGTTCGGGAGCGGCACGCACGGGAACGTGGTGTCGGGCGCCATCGGCGGCTTTCCCTCCGAGGTCGGCGCCTTCGCGAACAAGTCGATCCTGAACGGCCGCCCCATCATCACCGGCATCAACATGGACGGGATCGCCCGCGGCGCGCGCATCCTCATGCAGGACTCGGCGGGTCCGTTGCGCTGTCTGTACAACGAGCTCATCGAGCTGGGCGGCAACGTCACTCCCGGCAATCTGGAGACCCGCCTCGAGCAGGCGCGTGACGGCGGCAACAATGTCCACCTGCACGTCATGCCGTTCGGGGCTCCCATCAACTTCGACAGCATCCTGTTCAATCCCTCGAACGGCACTTATCCCGCCGAGTCGAGCCAGATCGACACCTTCCTGGTGAACAACCGGGATTACATGGTCTTCGTGCCGGTCGGCAATCAGGGGGCGGCCCCCTCCCAGGTCAGCCGCCGCCTCTATCCCGACCTGTTCGACGGCACGAACGCGGACAACGATCCGAACGTCCCCGTCGGTCTCGAGATCTCGCCGCCGGCTACGGCCAAGAACATCGTCTCAGTCGGCAGCCATCGCTACGACATGCAGACCTTCTCGGGCACGCGCAACCTCGAGGAGGAGGGATCGGCCTGGTCGTCGCGCGGGCCGGCGACGCCGCTGTCCCTGCGGACGGCGCCGATCGTGATGGCCGCAGGCGAAGACTTCAGCGGGTTGTTCAACGCCCCCGGGACGGTCGGCGTGGCGGTGTTCCGCAGCCGCGACAACGACAACATCAACCCGGTCGAGGCGCAGCTCGACGAGAACAACCTGGGGACCTCGTACGCCTCCGCCTACGCGACCGGCGCCGGTGCGGTCGTGCGCGACTACTTCGCCCAGGGCTTCTACCCGACCGGCAGCCGGAAGACGGGCGACCGGATGGCGAATCTCTCGGGGTCCCTGGTGAAGGCTGCCCTGGTCGCCAGCGCCAACTTCCTGGAAGGGATCGGCGTCACCGATTATCCGACTACCAACGACAAGCTGGTCGGCCAGTCGCGCGCGGTCAACCTCACGGTGTCGGGCGTCGGCGTCATCGGCAACCAGGAGCAGGGGTACGGCCGCATCCAGCTCTCGAGCGTCCTGCCGATCCCGAACTGGCCGCCGTCGAAGGCGATCGGGCTGCCGAATACGCCGGAGTATCCGGCCTCCGGCGTGCTGATCTTCGACGATATGGGGACCGGTGAGCCCCCGATCAACAACTTGACGAACACCACCGCCACGCATCTCTTCACCGTCAACGCGCCGAGCACGACCGGTCTGCCCGGCGGCGGCCGTGCCGTCTCGATCGGCAGCCTGCGCGTGGCTCTCGCCTGGCCCGACCCGCCGGACGTGGCGGATGGCGCCGGCACGCTGGTGAACGATCTCGATCTCGAGCTGGAGTCTCCGGGACGTGACAACTGCCTGTTCGCCGGCGACATCGCGCCCGGGGGCGCAGTCTGCGGTGCGAACAGCGCCAACGACAACGTCCTGTACGACGGCAACGTCTACCAGACCGGCGGCGGCCCGCGCGTCGGTCAGTGGTCCCTGGGCCGCACCCCCCTCGATGCCGATCCGGGGGACATCCGCAATCCGGTCGAGGCGATCCACCTGTCCGCCGTGCGCGTCAACACGGTGGGACAGCCGGCCGAGTCGCAGATTCCGATCGGGACCTGGCGCGTCCGCGTGAAGCACGGCGCCGGGGGCGCCACGGCGGGACAGATCACCGCGATCAACGGTCCGAATGAGGACACGAACGGCAACTTCCGGCTGGACGCCGGTGAGGACCTGGACCACGACGGTCTCCTGGACGCGGGGGGGCAGCCGTACGCGCTGGTCATCGCCGGTCCGGTCCTGGGGACCGGCACGCAGAGCTGGGCCGGGACGTCCCACACCTTCCTGGCCAGCCAGATCGATCTCGACAAGGGAACCTACGGCTGCGCCGACGACGTCGAGGTCCAGGTGTTCGACCCCGACGGCACGACCGCGAGCGTCGCCTCGGCCACGACCCTGACGGTGCAGGACACGCTCGGGAACATCCTCGATACCGAGCGCGGCTTCGCGTTCACCGAGACTCCGACCGGCAGCCACGGGTTCCGCTCGATGAAGGTCCCCGTTCGGCTGGTGTCGCCGAACGCGGTGGCGAACAACGGTCTCCTGGAGGCCGACACCGGCCGGTTCATCGTCGTCGACTACGCGGACCCTGGCCAACCGGCCGGCCAGGCGCGCGCGACGGTGCGCTGCGATCCCGATCTGTTCCTGAGTCCGCTCGCGATCCGCGACCAGACCGACCAACCGGCCCTGATCACGGGCGGCTGCGACCACGACCAGTTCCCGGACGCGGACGAGATCCTCGGGTACACCATCGCCCTTTTGAACTCGAACCGCGGGGACGACTACTCGGAGGTGACCGCCACACTGACCCCCTCGGGGACGGGGGCGGCGGCGATCAAGGTCCTCGACTCCCCCAAGGGAATCGGCCGCCTTCCCGGCGGGCAGACGACGGCCATCGGTTTCTCCTTGAAGGTCGACGGCGCGGTGCTCAACGCGCTGCCGGTGGCCAGCCGCAAGGTGACGCTGACCCTGCAGCTCGATTCGAGCAACCGCTCGAAGATCATCGGCCGTCAGACGTTCGCCTTCACCTACGCCATGAACTCCGACAAGGAGGTGCTGCACTACTCGACCGATTATCCGGCCGGGAACCAGTTCGGCACCGGGCGCGAGGTGCGCGATCTGAACCGGAACCTCCAGATCGACCTCCCCGACGCGATCAATCCGTTCACCGGCATCCAGACGCCGGACGAGGACATCACCTTCTCCTCGCTGTTCACGAGCGACGGCGGCGTGGTGCGCAACACGCTGGGAGAGGACCTGAACAACAACGGGACGCTGGACCCGAGCACCGAGAACGACGTGATCCCGAACGGCATGCTGGACAGGGGGATCCTGTTCGCGCCGAGCGGCCAGGACACGCGCGACAAGGTCCCCTTCGCGCTCGACCTGAACGACGGCGGCTTCTTCACGACGCGGCACCCGGTCAGCATTCCCGGCAACCTTCCGGGCGGGTCGATCTGGGAGTACCAGCAGAGCGGTCTGTGCGGGTTCCAGACGGCGATCGGGGACAACAACCCCGCCCCTCTGTTCCAGAACTTCGGCGCGGGGATCTGGCACACCGGGGACGGCGATCCGACCACGCCGGACGCCACGGCCACCGGATGCGACAACTACGCCATGCCGCACGATCTCGCGACACCGCCGCAGGCCGAGAGGATCCTGGACATCCTGGAGTCGCCGATCATCGCCCAGGTGCACCAGCTCCCCGACGCTCGAGGGTTCCCCTACACCGTGGAGTTCCAGCGTCTGGCGATGAACGTCAACATCCAGACCCCGGATGCCTATGCGGGCGGGTTCATCAACCTCGACAGCAACCTGGAGAACGACGACCGGAACTGCCTCCTCTGTCAGACCGTCTTCTACCAGCGTTTCGGGGGGGTGTATTACAACGTCGCCCACTGGGCGACCTACAACTACGGCATCGATCCGTATTACTACGACGTCGATCCTCAGCGGACGTTCGGAGCGCTCGTGGATCCGGACAGCTCTCTCGCCAACAGCCGCACGATCACGGGGGACGAAACCGGATTCTCCGGGTTCACCGCCAACACCAATCCGGACAGCACGACCCCGATGCCCCCCGCGGCGCCCGATTTCCTGCCCTACCCGCGCGCCATCGACCCGCTGCCGTTGTCGTACCAGGCCGACCACCGCCCGGCCGACCGGCGCCCCGCGGGGCCGGTGCGCAACTTCGACTGGTCGCTGATCAATTACCAGGAGGGCCTGACCTACGCGGAGACCGGCCCCGGAGCGTTCGAGGCCGGCGGCTTCTTCAACCCCGGCCCGGCCGGCACCCGCTGGCAGTTCGAGATCGGCTTCTTCGTCATCGAGAGCAACGCCGGGACGACCGACTACGGGCTGGCGGTCGACGATCCCGTCCTGGAGTGGGACGAGGTCCACCCGCTCGACGAGAGCCAGTTCGCGCCCCCCCACACGCCCGCGTGCCAGCGCTTCGGACAGGCTGGCGAGGCGGCCGGCCAGCAGTGCGCGACGATCGTCGTGGACCGGACCGTGCTGTACCAGTGCGACGAGGCGATCGAGGTGACGGTCAACGATCCCAAGAGACCCCTCGACCAATTCGTCAGCGTGCAGGCCGCGACCGAGAGCGACTCGACCCAGATCACGACGGGGGTCGACAAGGTCAGCGTGCCGATCAAGAGCTTCCAGCTTCCCGCGGTGGCGCCCGGGCTCTTCCGCGGCACGATCACCGTGTCGGCCCAGTTCAACAATCCCGGGACGATCTTCCTGACCCCGTCCACGGATCAGAACCTGACCGTCTACTACAGCGACCCGCTGTGCGACGCCGACGCCGACGGCCAGCTGGCGGAGAGGACCTTCGAAAACGTGGACGGCGACGGCATCGCGGCGCCCCCTGTCGGCACCGACAACTGCCCTCAGGTGTACAACCCCGGCCAGGAGAACGGCGCCTGCGTCGGCGGCGCGACCCCCGGCAAGCCCTGCTCGTCCTCCACGGTGTGCGGCACCGGCACCTGCGTGGGGGACGCGGACGGCTTCGGCACCCTGTGCGACAACTGCCCGACGGCGACCAACCCGACCCAGATCGACAGCGACGGCGACGGCGTGGGGGACGACTGCGACCTGGACGACGTCGACTTCGACGGTATCGCGAACCAGCTCGACAACTGCCCCGACGTGTACAACCCGTTCCAGGTGCCCGGCCAGGGCTCGACCACCCGCGGGGACGCCTGCAACTCCTCGAGCGACCGGGACGGCGACGGCATCCAGGACAGGAACGACAACTGCGTGCGCGTGCCCAACCTGACTCAGACCAACACCGACAACGACGCGCTCGGGGACGCGTGCGACGGGGACTGCCAGGGGGCGCTGAAGACCACACTGGCCTCGGGGAACTGCAGCCGATCCAACTCCATCATCTGCACCGCCGACACGGGGGCGGGCGGTTGTCCGATCACGGGAACGTGCAGCAACATCGCGAGGGTCTGCACCCAGAGCAGCCAATGTCCCACCGGAGGCACCTGCCTCAACATCTCGCAGGAGGTGTGCGTCAAGTTCGAGGTCACCAACGCGGGCTTCTGCTCCACCGTCAACGATGACGAGGACGTGGACAAGGTGCCCGACTCCGTCGATGACTGCCCCAACACCTACAACCCGGCGGTGCTCGCCAACACGAACCGCCAGAGGGACACGGATTCGGACGGTCTGGGCGACGAGTGCGATCCGGTCGGCACGTGGGACGACGACAACAACGGCGTGCCGGACGACATGCTGAGCTACAACGTGGTGGTCGCCTGCCGCGCCGTGCCCCTCGCCAAGATCCTCGTCATGTCGACGCAGGTCGGCGACGTGGACGGCGACCATGACGGGTTCGCGGACAGCGGCGAGAAGGTGCGGATCTACATGTCGGTCAAGAACGCCGGAACGTTCGACCTGACCAACGTGAGCCTGAATCTCAACAGCTCCGATCCCGACGTGGCGTGCATCACGCGGCCGACGATCTTCCGGGCGCTGTTCCGGGCGGGGGAGACGCTGAGCCTCGGCTCGATCGGGGCCGACCGGATCGCCGGGACCGCCGACGACACGGGCGACTACTACGAGGTGGTCACGAAGCAGACGATGCAGAGCACGAGCGCCGCGAATCCGGCGACGCTCGACATGACCCTGACCCTGACATCGGCGGAAGTCCTCGGGACGACGGCCCGGGTGCCGGTGCTCATCCTGGCCGACCTCGACCTGCCACCCGCGGCGAACCCCGTCAAGATCCCGGGTCCGGACGGGTTGATGGGGACCAGCGACGATGGTCTGTATTCCGAAGACTTCGACACGGACCGCGACAGCGATGGCGTCGTGACCATCGCCGACCAGCCGCGTGGGACCCCCGGGGTCCTGAACGACACTCTGGGCAACACCGTGCGCACGACGCAGGGCGGTCTCGGCGGCCTCGCCGGCATCGGCTGCGGCGGATTCAACGTGCCGCCGGCGGATCCCGGCTGCATCATCGATCCCGACAACGAGATGGACTGGCACATCCATTGTCCGGTGGGAGCCTGCCCGAACGCCACAGGCCACATCACCCCGGCGGACGGCGCCCTGGCCCACAGCGGCACCAACTCGCTGCACTGGGGTTACCATACCGACACGTCGAACCGGCTCAACGGTGACACCGTCAAGTTCAGGCAGCTGGCCGCCTTCGTGACGGAGCCGATGATCCTCACCCCCCTCCCCGGCTGCTGCACCGAGGTCTTTCCGGCCTCGGGCGATTTCCGCCCCGATCTGCAGCTGTCGTTCTTCCATATCGCCAGCATGATCAGCAACGATTCCGGGGTCAACGCGCCGCCGGGCACGGCGTTCGACTACGGCGACGTGCAGATCCACGTCGATCAGGGAGGGACCTCCGGCTGGGGGACCTGGGACAAGCTGGCGCCGTTCGAGAACGTCTATGACCACGTGCCGCAGATCTGGAGCGATTTCGGCACGTCCACGACCTACTGCCAGCTGACCCCGACCGATACGGGCACGGCCCCGCCCGCCCCGCGCGGCGTCCACGAGACGATGTGCTGGAACCAGGGCGTCTGGTCGAACTGCGGCTGGCAGTGGGACCAGACGACGACCAAGGAGTGCGATGGACCCGGTCAGACCGGGAACACCGGCTCGGGGAACTGGGTCCAGACAAAGTTCGACCTGGGCCGGTACCTGGGTCAGAGGGTCCAGATCCGCTGGATCGCCCAGTCCTGGGAGTTCAACCCCACGGGCCAGTCGTACGAGCAGGAAGCCGGTTCCTGGGACAACCAGCTCGACGACGACGGGTGGTGGGTGGACGACATCAAGATCACCGGCCTCATCCAGACCCAGATCAGCCTGCTCGTGGACAACCGTCCGCCTCAGTCCGGAGCCTGCCCCGCGACCTGCAGCCAGGCTGTCGGAGATCACGGCACCACCGCGGTGCTCGTGGTCCGCGACGCCAACGCCGACGGGGTCATCGAGCGCGGGGAGAAGCTGACGCTCGACGCCTCCGCCTCCTCGTTGCCGGGCGGTTGCGTGGGCGGAGTCGCGCAGTACCGCTTCGCGCGGGACGGCAAGGTCGTGCAGGACTGGACGACCAACAACGCCTTTATCGACGCGCCGGTTGTGGACGCGAACTACCAGCTGTTCGTGCGCTGCAGCGCCGACTTCCAGTGCACCGGCACCACGGGGGCCTCGTCACTCGCCCGGGTCTACACCGGTGACGGAGCGGACCTGGCGCTCGGCCTGACGCACCTTCCGGCCGGCTCCGCCACTCTCACCTGGCAGGCGCGGCCGCAGCCGTCGTCGGTGAACGGCTACGACCTCTTCCGAGGTCTCCTGACCGGAAACGTGTCCGACACGACGCTCGCGACCCTCACCTGTCTGCGCCCGGACCTGCCGCAGCAGGCGGTCGGCAGCAGCGTCCTGGCCACCGACACCGCGACCCCGGGGCTCGGGCAGTCCTTCTACTACCTCGTGGGGCACAGCGCCAACGCCGCCGGCGGGAGGGACGCCCTCGGCCGCAAGAGCGACAACACCATCCTCGTGTCGACGGTGAGCTGCCCGCCGTAG